GAGCCAACATTTATTGAAGAATATCTGAAGAATACTCATTATTCTAAATATTGAAGAAGTATGTTAATTATTCTAAAACAAACCAAGAGCTTGATAGTTGGTAGATGCCTGAGGCTGCAAACTGGCCAAAACCTGGCAGCATCAAATAGAGAAATTGGGATGCAGGAAAGCAGGTGGACACTTGCTGACATCTCCTCACCTGTCTGGCATTTccacaaaatgttttattttcaagaaatcATATTCTTCAAAGGTTTTGTGACAAAAAAGGTAGAAGCATTAACCACACTGGTAAAGGaggttctttttctctgctggtgtTTCAATAGCTCATGCATTGGTACTATTAATCAAAACagttttatagaaataaaagacTTTCTTTTGCCTTTGTATTCATGGACTAAATTGAGTCTGAGCATCTTTCCTAAGTTAcccaaaaaaatatatatatatcccaagaaaaaatattccacagACTTCACCTTACCTGACATCCTCTCACATCTCCTGTGCTCTCATGCACCCTGAGCTTTGCTTCCCAACCACCCTGAACATCTTCACAGCACCCAGGAGAGGGGCCCTTTAGTTCATTTCTACCAGAAGCCTCCAGCAAGCTGCAAAGGAATTGCCAAAACCCTTGAATTTactcaggttttgtttttacaccactgagaaactgaaataaaactgtaagCATGATCATGCTTTAGGTAATTATACACATTTCAAGCAAAAAGTATcagataaattaaataatagCTCATGCATTGGTACTATTAATCAAAACagttttatagaaataaaagacTTTCTTTTGCCTTTGTATTCATGGACTAAATTGAGTCTGAGCATCTTTCCTAAGTTACCCCAAAAAATATATTcccaagaataaaaaaaaaaaaatatatcccaagaaaaaatattccacagACTTCACCTTACCTGACATCCTCTCACATCTCCTGTGCTCTCATGCACCCTGAGCTTTGCTTCCCAACCACCCTGAACATCTTCACAGCACCCAGGAGAGGGGCCCTTTAGTTCATTTCTACCAGAAGCCTCCAGCAAGCTGCAAAAGAATTGCCAAAACCCTTGAATTTactcaggttttgtttttacaccactgagaaactgaaataaaactgtaagCATGATCATGCTTTAGGTAATTACACACATTTCAAGCAAAAAGTATcagataaattaaataataataattaattagcAATTAAGGTCCAAAACATTAACACCCCTCCTATGCTTTTGACATAGTTCAACCAACTTCAAGCATTATTTCCACCTCCTGGATGAACAACCAAGTTGCCAGTCTCAAACCTTGCTGTATTCCTAGCCCTATGAGATTCtctaaaagctaaaaaaaccccaaagtgtcACTCATTTTGTTGCTTTGCTATTATTCTCTGCATAGGCCAACATGAATTCCTCACCTTGCTCCTCCAAGGAGACAAACAAGTAAGAGAGCAGCTCCCCCAGACTGCCCAGGCAAAAgatcccagtgctgctctcaaggatggatggatgttgTTTCCACAGGTCAGATGCAGAGGAAACCATGGCCTGGGCTGAGACTGTGGATACACTGCTTGCTAGCAAAGgtaaggagtaaaaaaaaacaagattttttggggggaaagaaCTTAACAAAGGTTGTGGGCAGGTTTCCACACTGCTCTCCAGTTTGATTCCCCCCACCTGTGatgctgctggaggcagaggagctgctgggctggaaggcAGAGGGGATGTTTCCCTGAGCTGCAAACACAACAGAATTTCtgttaataataaataatccAATAATCTAAATACTACAGAGACACTTAAAAAGGCAGAATTGCCCTGGAAGGGTTTTCTGTAAAGATAACGGGTTTTAAACTCTCCCTGCAATGCTTCTGCTTTCCCcagtttttaaattagaaaaccaaaaaaaaaaaaaaaagaaataaaagcaaaaaaaaacaaaaaccaaaccaaaccaaaaaaaaaccaaaaaacccaaacccgaaagcaagcaaacaaacaaacaaaaaaaaacccaaaaaaacccaaccaacccaaaccagaaaaaattcttttccttgGTATTCCAATAGCAACAAAACACATTGTGCAAtgactgtaaaacaaaaaattattagtttgaaacaaaaattatttttaattactaatCAATCACTCCATTTTCCCCCATTCCTACTGAATTGAAACTCCAAACCTCCTTCTACCTTAAAAATTTCCTTGTCCCTACCCCATTTTTCCTGCATTAACTTTGTTGCCTGCACCTCGGGGTGCCTCTCCACTGGTTCTGAATACCATTAACTTGGTTAACAAAACACAATCTGAGTGCCATCAGCTTTCTTAGAGCTTGtgattttgattaatttttaaaacaattccTTCCTAACAAGCCTTGATTTGTTTCACATAGTCTTTGTacaaaaaaagtgcaaaaaaaaaaaaaatactgactgAAGATGTGATGAGGAGTCCACAATAGGActtaaatttctgctttctgaccAGGAGGCAACCTCAAATCCCTAATTTCCTACTATCACAAATCCTCTGGAAGACCAAACCCTCCAGGCTCCCCTGGAGTGCCAGAGAGCCCCACCCAGACCAATATTTGGAGCATTCCTCATGAATAACTCTGCAAGAATTCTCTTAATCACTTAatcattaatttatttctccCTCAACAGCTTCTTCAGCCTCACTGGCAAACCCAGAGCCACACATTACACCATAAATACTGCAAATAAACACCTGTGTGTCCCTATATAATGTCCATATAATcccatgcatttttttcacagatggCTTGGCAGCTTTTAGGACATTTTTGAAGTCAGAGTTCAGTGAGGAGAATGTGGAGTTCTGGCTGGCCTGTGAGGACTTCAAGAAAACCAAGTCCTCCACTAAGATTGCCTCAAAAGCCCAAAAGATTTATTCTGACTTTATCCAAGCTAATGCTCCAAAGGAGGTAAATAggtgtggggtttggttttttaggtATTTTGGGTAATGAGGATGGGAATCAAGTGGAAAGTTCAGATTCAGGCTTCCAAGAATGATAGAAAATACAATTCAGTTGCATAACACAATCCCATTTTCAGGGTGATAATTTATCATTAGGAAACACTGTGTGGAACTCTGTGAAGGAAATGAAGATTTCTTATGGTTTGTACTTTCTAATATTTTACTTATAATTTTATAtcatatatatttctatattatatatagtTATGTAGATATATTTTATACTTTCTTTTATATATACTTATTTTTCACAGAGGGCATGGGTTTATCTCACCTTCTGAAACTTCTGCTTAAGGTTTAAGGAAAGATATGCTCCATATAATCTGCTTTCTCAAACCATTTTTATGATGCATGAAGCACCATTTCCCCTGGTGCCATTTTAGGTACCAGTATATTGGAATATTAATGATTGTAATTAATGATTGTCTGCTCCTCTGCATGTGTATTTTTGACatcacaaaaattaaaatatattatgaaaAGATTTCCATCACAGAATTCAATATcacaatgattttaaaaattcctggGAAGGAACAAAGTGATATTTATTGTTCCCATTCTGCTCCCTACAAACTTTCAGACTGATATTTTTGCCTTTGACAATCAGCATGCTTTGAGTATCCCCATGTCTTCTGCATTActgcaattattttattatcaaTGAAACCAGCAAGTCCTTACAAAACACATAGCatcaaaagataaaaatattctgagtgCCTTCACCTCCAGTTTAACCTTTGATAATCTGTAGATTTGGCTTGGCAGAACGAGGAGGTTACCACAAccaagtttttcctttcctttttcagtgatgaaaactttagaagagccaaaaaaaaaaaaaaaaaaaaaagtgaggatgCTAAAAATTGAAGGGATGGGGATACCTTGGCATAAagctggggggagctgggaggaaaTCCAAATTGTGTCCTGTACCCAAACAAACCTCAGCTTTCCACTAAAATTAACACTGCTTTTatgcctccttttccccctgcaGATTAATATTGATTTCCACACAAGAACTCACATCTCTCAGAATATCTCTGAGCCCACCCTCAGCTGCTTTGATGATGCTCAGAGGTTAATCTACAGCCTGATGGCCAAGGACTCTTTTCCCAGGTTTTTAAGGTCAGAAGTGTACAAGGAACTGGTGAAGAAGAGGCAGACTGGGAACCAGAAGAGGTGGCTCCCATTTGTCTGAGGAAATACCTCAAGGATTATGGCTTTGTAAAGGCCTCACCTTGCAATTAAGCAGGgatattttattaaattgaTTGCAAAAAGTAGATCTAAGAATTGCCTTTGCCAGGtggcttttaagaaaaatgtgtaCATGGGATTTTCTAATCAGAGAGATTATTATAATAGAAGGGGTTATTTTAAGGTATTTGAGTTACATTTTTAGCAATTCTGATAAATTAGGCAAATTTGATAgtttttccagtgcttgatTTGTTTGGCAGAGTGTTTTTACTTTTCTAAGTTAGAAAATTTGGGTTTTCTGGCTTGCTGTTGATTATTTGTTACAAATCtgacctgaaaaataaattccttgCAGGGGACTTGGATAGATTTAAGCATTCACTCATCTTACTTgtactttgaaagaaaattttaaatcctGCTTTAAAGAAGTAGAAATATGGTCAATAACAACTctgttaatatttaataaataggCAGCTGCTTTGTAAGAAATGTTCCTGACTTTCAGAGTAAATTAATGCTTCAGAATACAATACCCTCAATATGACTCCCAGTTTATTTGCTGTGTTTCATCAAAATTTTTATTGAAAGGTCCCATTATTAATTGTGTAGgcattttagaaagaaaaaactgagTAAATCTTCCTTTGTACATTTccaattaataatttttttttctctttgtggtTACTGTCCCCACACACTCATGGAGAAGTAagggaaaaaattgcaaattttttttttataaattcagaGAAGTGGGCATAAGGGAAACAGTTTTAGGCAGGTAAGGATGTAAATCAGAATTTAGTCATGgtgttattttttaaacaatctcCTCCATTGGTATTGGAGTTCTCACTGCATATATTTAAGTGAAATAAAGATCTGTGGCAGAGTATTGGAAGGAAAAAGTATTCTGAACCCTATAGGGCAGGAAGATTCTGGAAAATTATTCTAAATACAGTTCAGTAATTACACAGTAAAGCATTATTAATGGTTTTAAcatattttcaattaatttaaGATGTTTTGAGACACTTAATTGCACTTTTAGGGGTTATCACATACTCAAGTGTAAAGTAACAGCACTAATCATTTCACAGCCCCCTAATTAAACATGatctttttaattaacaaaattaaactTTTGGTTTTGATCAAGCctcttcataatttttctcaATTAATCTGCTTCAGATGCTTAAGTGAGATGAAACTTTGCAAAGCTGAAATGAATTCTCACTAGAAATTTATATATATCCAACAAGAATTGGATGCACActcacaattaattttttaaaaccccAGAGCATTATCTGGCTACATCACAAGCAATTAACTGAAAGAATCTGGGTCATATTGAAGAGCTTTGGAATTTAACAATCAGTTTTCTGAAAACTATAACTGATTATTAAAGCATTACCAAAGATCTAGTTCAgaaagtgtatatatatatatatatatatatatatatatatatatatatataatttttttccaggtctAAAACCAGTGCTTTAGGCTtctaataaacaaaaaaaaaaaaaaaaggtcacagCATAGCACCTGAGCTTTGATAATTTGACATGGGGAAAGGCCAGACACTGAGATGGGATTTAGAAGACTTTAGACTGAACTTTGCCAAAATCCCAGACCTTTACCCAGGGCTTCCAGCACGAGCTGGACCCAGTTGCACAGCCTGTGTTCCACAGCAGGTATTAAAATGAGAAGTTGCCTCCATCATCCCataaaatggaataaatttATGCCCTTTAATATCTGGGTAGTGTACAGACAGTGCAGGAAGGCAGGATCCATGCTCACATTTCAAAGCAATCCTTCAGAGCAAAGCCAAAATGTCAGCAAATCTTCATTATCCAAGCCACtaaagtttgaaaaaaacagatatTAATTCTGTGGAGGGAGTCTCAGTGTTCTTAGAAGTTTGTGCATCATTTGTTTCTCCAACACTAACACATTACCAGGTTTATTTATTATAACAGCGTAGGGGTATATTGGGAAAAGCAGAATATACCACAGTGTTGCCAATACTGATTATTACGTGTTCAATAATTATCTTAAAGATATTATGGCAACATTTTTAGTGAGGTTTTGATgcaaggaggtttttttttcttagcccataataaaaaggggaagaaaatacTGCAATTGTTTGATATTGTCATTTTACAATAACTTCATTTGAAATAATCCTTTAGTAATGCAAAGTATTTTGAAGAACTGACAAGGGACACTAAAATTTTCACCAAAAGCTCTACTTTAAGTATTCTTGAACTGTTCATTTTGAGacaaaaaacctcccaaaaaaGTTTCTTCTCCATTGTCCCCATTTTTCAACTTTTATAATATTAAGGCTTGGAAAACTAAATTAATGGATTCTTATATATttcagaggaggccctggatGCCTTTAGTgagaaaaatgagacaaaaatagAGCATTTGATTCCCTGccttatttcatagaatcatagaatcctagaatgggctgggttggaagggacctcagagctcatcaagtccaacccttgattcactcccactgcagttcccagcccatggcactgagtgccacatccaggctcttttgaaatatctccagggatggagaatccaccccttccctgggcagcccattccaatgcctgatcaccctctccagaaagaaattctttctaatgtccaacctaaacctcccctggcacaacttgagacctcttgtgccctcttgtcttgctgagagttgcctgggaaaagagcccaacccccccctggctccaacctcctttcagggagttggagagagtgatgaggtctcccctgagcctcctcttctccagcctcaacacccccagctccctcagcctctcctcagaggatctgtgctccagtcccttccccagcccagttgcctcctttggacctgctccagcacctcaatctccttcctgagctgaggggcccagaactggacacaggactcaagctgtggcctccccagggctgagcacaggggcagaatcccttccctggacttgctggccacgctcttcctgagccagcccaggatgccattggccttcttggccacctgggcacactgctgcctcctcttcagcttcctggcaatccagactcccagctccctctctgtctggctgctctcagccactctgtgcccagcctggagctccccatggggttcttgtggccaaagtgcaggacccggcacttggaatgttgaacctcatcccgttgggatcatcccaactctccagtctgtccaggtccctctgcagagccctcctgccttccagctgatccacactcccccccagcttagtgtcatctgcagatttgctgatgatggactcaatcccctcatctaaatcctcactaaagatattgaacagcactgggcccaacactgatccctgggggacaccacggccgccattttgatgcagccccgttcagcaccactctctgggcccggccctccagccagttcctaacccagcacagatgcccctgtccaagctgtggcctgacagctttttcaggagaatcctctgggagacggtgtcttgcttcttttccagcttctcCATCCCAAGTGAGGCATTACcttgtgtttgatttttgttttctctgtttcatgGGTTTATTTGCATATAAAATGAGTAGAGCTGGGTTTGTCTCTCAGTCCATATCTGTTTCCATTTAGGTTTGCATGGAGTTTATTTTTGGTTCTCTGAGCAGTTTCCCTGCTATGCATAACACTCCTGGAAAGTTAAACAAATGCATGGAATCAGTAAAAACtttagggaaatatttttttttctaatgcagtGGTTATAACTTAAAGGCTCACAAgccagaaatgaaaaaaaaaatccttgtataaattatatttcttgAATAATTTCAGCTGTACAATGACATCCTCTAAATCTTTTCCAGGTTTTAGTTGAGAAAAGagaacaggaagagaaaaaaaattctgaagatgTATGAGTTAGTATTTTGgataaaaacttatttttatctGAGTTGGCAGCGACATCTCCATGGGGTTTATAGCAAGGCAGGATACAAAGATTAACCAGCTCAGTCCTCCAACACAGGATACTCATCACTTTTTTATGTTCTGCCACAGAAATTATCAGAATAAAGGGTACTTGGATCATAATTCATCATTTCTGATATTTATGCCATTTTTTTTAGTTATCCTCATTCTCATAGATCTGTCTGTAGTGACAGTGACCTACCAAATCATAGCTGAATTCTGTTGCCAGGAGTATGATGATTTTCTTATGGAAATTGCATTTTTGCATGaatttaaaaatgggaaaactgagtattttgaaaatatccTTGCTGGtcatagtaatttttttaatggtaaacGTCCAAGTTTTTTCTAACAATTTTAGTAGGACTAACactttgggtttgggtttttttttttgccattcatGACTAGGTAATAAAGTCTGtattgtaaaaagaaattagaattGGAGGAATGGTAAAGGAGAGGATTCAAAAACAGAGGACTCCAGTTTCAAAAACTTGTTCATCTTGTCACCTAAAAATttcaacagaagaaagaaaaagactaaaaataaatctatttataaataaacatagattattgtattattataatattattagaattatattattaaatataaatcattatattattataaataaatagatttagaaataaaaaacaatgcCTAGCACTACTGGGTACTTTATCCCCTGAAAAGGCAGCTTCAGGTCAGCTGTATCTGTGGATTTAACACTTATAAAAACCCCACTTTTGttaatttctgaaacaaaggagttttttttgcttgctttgctttgtttcctcttAAAATGGATGGAAATATGAATTAATTCATGCTTTCCTGTCCACTGTGAGGTTTTTATGCATTGACAACTAAACTCCATCAGACAATTCCTATGAGTTGTTGCTTCCCAAAGTGCAGCCCATGCCACAGATTCAtctgggtttattttaaaagaaaactgtaattcACATCCTATTTTTGTAATAGATTTGAAAATCATTCAGGTGTTAGTGTTCagttttatgattatttttttttaattctcccaGGAATTGATCTTTTGCTGGCAGCCcaaatgagaaaagagaaatgacaGAAAGAATTGCAGCTTACTGGAGATGTCAAGTTCTTCAATTACATAAAAAGGGAAATTCATATGCAAATGAAATCTGCAGGCATTAAAAAGAAGGCAGCACAATGTAATTGCAGAGTAACTGCACAGAGGCagcaaaataatgcaaaaaaaaaaaaataaaatgtaatgaGATTCAGCTTCATAACCATGAACATATTTAAGGGAAGGCAGCTTGAAATGAAGCCCATTGGGGTGGTATTGAGTAATGTTGAAGGACATTGTGCACCTTGGCATAGCAGTATTTATCAGCTCTTATCAGAAACACCTTTCAAAGATGTGCAGTGATAGATAATGTTTATATGATGCTCCTTTAAGCTTTGGTTTTgatgggaaaaagagaaatccaATTCCAGGGCTTGCATTTAGGACAACCTGCTCCACTCAGCTTTGCTTCAAGGACTGCAAACAGGGCAAATTTACCTAAAGGTAGAGGTCTAAACACTAGAATTGAATGGAATCTTTCTGTCTGGGGCTCTTAGGgctcatttctttttcaaaataattattgaTATTCACAGAGAACTGTTCCTCTCCAAATTTGTTCCTACATTGGCATTCTGAGATTGGAGACACCTCGTTGATCTGACAGATGTTGGTCAGTCAGCAGGAATTCAGTGACCAGGGAATTAGGACATCAGATTTTTTGATTCctaaagaaaagatgaaagagatGAGCAGGTCTCAGCCAAGGAGATGTGAACCACGGGTGttaaagcagaataaaagaCACAGAGTGTGACCCAAGGAACCAGAGTGGTGGGTTACAGCTACACAATACAGGTGGAAGCTTTACTGGAATTCAGATATTCAATAGAATAGATTTATTAGAATTAGatactttcttatttttattaattagaaGCCTAATGAGATACTCAATAGGATAACAAATAGGTAgaggaacagagaagaaatcCTCTCTGGCCCAGCAGATGGGCTTCACTACTAAATAATTCTCTCTGCTCATAAGTTATTTAATGTGGACACCAAGCAAACCTCCACAGCAGACACTGAACACAAAGTTGGTGCTCAATTCCCAGACTGCCCAGGGTTCTTGTTCCAGGACTCCTGGAATTTTCAGGGAAATGTCTTTACACAACCCCAGCACAACTGTCTttacaaaagaaacagaattattaCAGTAGCTGAAGTATAGGAgaaggaaggtgaaaaaaaaaaaaaatcaaaacagacaTGAAGAGGAACTTGCTTCTTCAAGCAGTACTTTAGGAAAATActtgttaaatttattttaaatatttcatggcAGAAAATAACATCGCAAATACTgggttatgtttttttttaaaaaaaggcatgtTTTGTACCCACCTCTATTTTACATTACACCTATATTAAGAAAATAGTGATTTTGATTCTGTAATTTCAATGTCTTACAGAATACTGTAGTACCACCTTGTGGCAGCATTTTCAGTAGCACCGTTGCTATTAAGCCTGTGAATGACATGAAAACACCAAGAGATCAGACATCAGGGTCagactgaagagaaaatgttaCTCTTTAAGCTTTTATGTAGTCTTGTCCAAGGCAAAACTTAGAAAAATTAATAGATATACTATATAGATATACCACAGATACAGTAGTAAGATTAAAACTTGGATTAGTTTAATATATTGATCCTTTTTTCTCTTAGCCATTTGTATTATcattattacttattattatAAGTGCTCACAGGTACTCCTACAagtctatttattttttttatttctctttttcttgaaattatCACTTTGCATGGAAATTCAAATAGTATCTATCAATGTAAAACCTTTCATTCTTATATAAATACACCCCCAAAATCCCACCTTtcccagaattaaaaaaatttaattacacATATTAAAACCTCTCTAATTGGTTTAATATCCAGCATGAACTGCCTCACACTGtaagcacagagaaaaatgtgattttttttttttttctagaggatGACAAATCTTgtaactgataaaaaaaaaagtgccagaAGATGTACTGAACATGTATAATATCTGTTGATTTTGTCATATGGTTAGGGAGTGCGTCAGCCCAGGTTTGGGTACGTGGGACCCACAGCTCCAATGCAGTTTTTCAGACTGTTTGTCCccagtttccttttttatctttgttctCTGTGGTGTGGTGCTGGGTGGAAGTCTTCTGCTTCCGTTTTAAAAGACTGAGTAATCAGATGGGACTCCTGTTATTAATTTCACTCAGTATTTTTAAtctcatggtaaaaaaaaaaaaaaaaaaaaaaaaggctacgTAGGCAGAAGACACTGAGGAcctgattttctgttttaatgatGGGATATTGTCAGGGTATGGTGGACATGTAGTCTCCTTATATTCCTATTTAAGTGAAAAAGTAGAGAGTATAAATAAGGAAAGCAGTAGATGTAgtcatatttatatatatatatatatttatatatatatgcagtAGATgtcatattatatatatatatatatgcagtaGATGTAatcatattatatatataaatatatatatgtatatatccaaagctgtagaaaaggaaacaagtagaggaaaaaatactttcctgcTGTTAATTATCTAAGGACcaataaagtaaaaagaaaaaacacatttttaagtgtgttccacaaaagcaaaggaaaccAGCCCACTGCTCTCTGTGATGCAGGGTCAGACAATCTGAAGCTGCCCAAAATCTACATGTTTGGTACTCAGCAAGACACTTAGAAAAATCCAGTCAGCCCAGGCCAAGGATCTTTGACATCCCCATACAAAATAACAGTTCTTTCAGGTCCACGTGAGGTTGGACTAAAAAAATCATCTGAGTTCTGCCTTCCTGTTCCAGACTGGACAATATCTAAACTGAACAAAACTCCTCTGGGAACACCAGCTTTTAGCCCATGGCTCTGTGAAATGCAGAGTTCCTAACACTCTgatattaaaacacaaaattagTCTTGGCTTACTTGAAACTTTGCCAATGTTCTCCTTAAATTTCCTCCTTAACAAGTTTATCTTCAGATCTTGGGTGTTCTACTTCTTAGAGTCCAGTTGCTAAATCCCATCCAAATAATTTCCTCTGACTTCTGTCCTTGACACTTTGCTTACCAGTGGCCAAAAAAAGGTATAAACACTtgctattttttcatttctttctatAAATAATTACAGATTCTTCCTGATTTGCAAGGGTTTACAAGATTTAGGGCTGTGACTCCATCCTCTCACTGTGCCCCAGTCTGAAGGCAGGAAGAAACATTTCCCTGGGTTTCACAGAAGGTGCTGAATGGTTGTAAAAGTTGGGCACAGCCCTAGAGCCTTGCAGTGTTTAAAGCAGGTGGAAAGAGGACAAAACCTAAAATAGTACTGACCAAGGGCAGCAAactgtgctttctttttatgCTACTAATAAAGCTTAATCTGATAACTTAATTAAAGAACTTAAAGATTACCCTTTAAGTGAAGCAAGTGACAGCTCCACACCCGGAGACtctaaatgtaatttttcttgaaTATAACATTACTATTCTGTCAAACCTCcattaacaaaaataatggtttttctcctctctgctacTAATTAAAggactgaattatttttgtgaatgctcaaaaaaaaacccagcttctAGAATGTAAAGGTTACACAGTGTCTTTATACCATGCATAGCCTCTGGGAAGTTTATTTTACAACCCCCACAGGGAGGACAGAAATGAAACTGAGCAAGAAGCAACCATTCCTCCCTTCATTTTACAGGGGTCAAAAAAGGGAGATGATTTCATCCAGTTGCCCACACGTGGTGATCTAATGTCATCAGACATCACCTCTTCTTCATTCATCCCCTCAGAAGATCACAGGTCCTGTGTCATATTTGCCACCCTGCCTGGActtcccaacatatcccccaTGGGAGTAGGACCCCTATGCCTGGGCAACTGCTGTGAACCCCAAAGGGTTAAGTTTTCCTTTAACTCCCACAGGAAATCCATGGCAGACCCAGAAATTAGACCCAGTTTAATTTAAGTGTCACCCCACAAGACCCCTGATACTGCTGGCAGTGAAACTTAGAGATTCCCCCCTTTTTGGTGGTGAGAAACTGCCTTCTTTTTATACATCCTTCAGCACCAAAAACCCCCGTGCTCTATCATCCCATCACTGACATGACTTCTCAGCTATTTTTGTCCCTAACATTTAATCTacttccttctcctgctctccaTCCTGTGCTCTTCTCA
The genomic region above belongs to Heliangelus exortis chromosome 8, bHelExo1.hap1, whole genome shotgun sequence and contains:
- the LOC139799359 gene encoding regulator of G-protein signaling 21-like isoform X1, with the protein product MDGCCFHRSDAEETMAWAETVDTLLASKDGLAAFRTFLKSEFSEENVEFWLACEDFKKTKSSTKIASKAQKIYSDFIQANAPKEINIDFHTRTHISQNISEPTLSCFDDAQRLIYSLMAKDSFPRFLRSEVYKELVKKRQTGNQKRWLPFV
- the LOC139799359 gene encoding regulator of G-protein signaling 21-like isoform X2, whose protein sequence is MAWAETVDTLLASKDGLAAFRTFLKSEFSEENVEFWLACEDFKKTKSSTKIASKAQKIYSDFIQANAPKEINIDFHTRTHISQNISEPTLSCFDDAQRLIYSLMAKDSFPRFLRSEVYKELVKKRQTGNQKRWLPFV